The genomic interval ATTCTCTAGCCATGCAACCAGACCGCCCGCGTTATGTGATTGACAGGCCGGCATACAACCTCCCAGACTTCGACAAAGAGTTTGACAAGAAGAGTCGACAATTCCCCGTTGGAGAGAAGGTGAAGAAACTCCTCAGGTACCGAACTGCAATCTCTTCCACTCAGTCAACATTGAACCCGCGTGTCttcccatcacacacactctccgCCTCTGACAAGCTTTTGTGCTGCGATCAAATAGGCGGAGAGCCCTGTAGCTATGACTTCATGAGGTTTCGGAATATGTATTGTGGACTTTTTCAGAGTAACAACCAGAAAAACCTGAGCGCTTCAAAGGAGTTTCTCTTGTTTGTTTCCGTCAGATGCTCCGCGACGAGACTGAGGGGCTTGTTATTCAGACATCTGCCTGCACTCAGCTGGCTCCCCAAGtacaaagtgaaagaaaacctgctgtgtgatgtcatcagcggGGTCAGCGCCGGTACCATCCAGGTCCCTCAGGGTCGGTCATcgcttctcctctctctgctctgatgCCTCTTTATAACACACTCTGACTCCTGCTGGTTACTGCAGCGTTGGCTCCAGTGGACAACACAGTTTTTCTATATGTTAAATGATTTATGTGacaggtaaaacaaaaaaaaagaaggtgtcTGTTCTTTTCCAGGCATGGCGTTTGCCCTCCTGGCGAGCCTCCCTCCTGTCAACGGTCTCTATTCCTCATTCTTCCCCCTCATCCCGTATTTCTTCATGGGCACTGCTCACCAGATGGTCCCGGGTAAATCAGAGTGATTTATCTGCAGCGATTTCATATGACGACAGTGATAAGTTGCCAGAGCTGCACGGTGCGGATCAGCTGCGCTCAGCCCCGACTCTGCCCTGTTTGCAGAACTGCATTGaaaatagatgttttttttctttcttttttttttaaatgtccagGTACGTTTGCTGTCCTCAGCATCATGGTGGGAATCGTGTGTCTGCGGCTGGCCCCAGAGTCGGACTTCAGTCACTTCAATCAGACTCTGAATGCTACAGTCGTGGACACGGACCAGATGAATAACGTCCGCCTGGGAATATCTGGAACCCTGGCCTGTCTCACCGCCATCATACAGGTACTACTACAAGGATCAGTCTCTTTGAAAGAAAAGTGAGCTACAGTTTCATCTAAATGTGACATACTCGTGTGTAGATCGGCCTCGGCTTCATGCAGTTCGGGTTCGTTGCCATCTATCTGTCCGAATCCTTCGTCAGAGGCTTCATGACGGCTGCAGGCCTGCAGATCCTCATCTCGGTGCTCAAGTACATCTTCGGCATCAGCGTGCCGCCTTACAGCGGTCCGCTGGCTGTTATATACGTGAGTCACTCTTTCATATTGAAATTGAAGAACATCAAAACACTTCGATGGTTTGATCTGCCAATAACATCGTATTGTTTTTGTCACAGACTCTGGTAGATATCATACGCGGCCTCCCCGACACCAACATAGCGTCGTTAGTATTCGCTCTAGTCAGCAGTTTGGTCCTGATCGTGGTGAAGGAGCTGAGTGCACGCTACCGCCACAAGCTGCCCTTCCCTGTTCCAATGGAGATCATCATTGTAAGAAGTTTGATACAAAGTCCACTCGTTGCTTGGAGTTTTATACAAGGTTGAAAGTGATGATCGGTGCCTGTTGCTGTCCTCTGCAGGTGGTGGTGGCCACGGCCATCTCGGGCCCTCTGCACCTTCCTGAGATCTATCACATGGACATAGTGGGAGAAATTCCTTTGGGGTAAAAGAAAAGCGTTAAAACTACTCGTGCATCTTATTCTTTTGCTCTTCAATTTAGTTTTATTTCTCGGCTCTGTCGTCCAGATTCCCCACACCGATCCTGCCCACAGTGAGTCAGTGGGAGGACATGCTGAGCACCGCTTTCTCGCTGGCGATCGTTGGGTACGTCATCAACCTGGCTATGGGCAGGACACTGGCCGCCAAGCACGGCTACGACGTGGATCCAAACCAGGTAGAAGAACTGCATGTCCTCTGttacttttgtattttattcGGCTGTATTAAAACCAAACGCACGCTCTCGTTCAGGAAATGTTGGCTCTCGGCTGCAGCAACTTCCTCGGCTCCTTCTTTAAGATCCACGTGATCTGCTGCGCCCTGTCCGTGACGCTGGCTGTCGACAGCGCCGGTGGAACTTCACAGGTGGGGAGAGAACTGTAATCAAGTATTTCCTGAAAGGTTGCATGGAATACaaggaaaacagctgctgtgtctCAAATCTGGGTCTGCATCCGGAggccgcatttgaaggccaattatgtcaAAACACCGCGCGAAGGCTGCCCCAATCCAAAGGCTCCCTCCAAATGTGGCCTTCTATTCCCTCTTTTGGATGCACGGCTGCTATCCTTAGTGGCCtaacatatcccaagattctttgtgcgacatcacgtggcgtagatggtcactttcgcgggcctgggtggcagaaatcgtgacgtaagggtaaaacatctggtgacgcaaccaggaaatgctctaaaggctagaccgtcccatttaacaatgGCTGACGTAGTTAACAAGGTcactctgaaggactcgccttcaaagaccgcaAAGaccgggtccttcgaaggatgcagaccctgaattgagacacagcaaatatCCCAAACTTGTTAACTTCTGTCGCTGCCTTCTCGCAGTTCGCCAGTTTGTGTGTGATGCTGGTGGTGATGGTCACCATGCT from Sparus aurata chromosome 7, fSpaAur1.1, whole genome shotgun sequence carries:
- the LOC115585335 gene encoding solute carrier family 26 member 9, whose protein sequence is MQPDRPRYVIDRPAYNLPDFDKEFDKKSRQFPVGEKVKKLLRCSATRLRGLLFRHLPALSWLPKYKVKENLLCDVISGVSAGTIQVPQGMAFALLASLPPVNGLYSSFFPLIPYFFMGTAHQMVPGTFAVLSIMVGIVCLRLAPESDFSHFNQTLNATVVDTDQMNNVRLGISGTLACLTAIIQIGLGFMQFGFVAIYLSESFVRGFMTAAGLQILISVLKYIFGISVPPYSGPLAVIYTLVDIIRGLPDTNIASLVFALVSSLVLIVVKELSARYRHKLPFPVPMEIIIVVVATAISGPLHLPEIYHMDIVGEIPLGFPTPILPTVSQWEDMLSTAFSLAIVGYVINLAMGRTLAAKHGYDVDPNQEMLALGCSNFLGSFFKIHVICCALSVTLAVDSAGGTSQFASLCVMLVVMVTMLALGAYLKPLPKSVLGALIAVNLKNTLLQLSDPYYLWKKSKLDCCVWVVSFLATFFLSLPYGVAIGVGSSILVVIFKTQFRNGSSVVQIMDTDIYKNPKVYSKVKSITGVKIVNYCSPLYFANAEIFRQRVIRKTGLDPGKLILARRKFLEKEQKEKEKEERKDKETRRRKPSSLVTMKSQTISQLELQNDFDMNDGSASKPEPPTSYVNFHCGDIELGERAPDREPPSPTAVTLQSQPVPFHTLILDLAGVCFVDLMGIKVLTKMNSSYATLGIKLYLANVQAQVYEELEAGGAFDEGNIGRGNLFLSVHDAILFAQQTTAERRVSLKAEKARQELAFNINEDLEQEMF